Proteins from a genomic interval of Rhodothermales bacterium:
- a CDS encoding aspartate aminotransferase family protein — translation MDPRFRDHVAWTSDAPLGLVVERAEGPLLHLADGRTVIDLISGIAVSSLGHRHPRVLQAIKAQLDRHLHVMVYGEFVQEPQSALAARLASHLPESLSTAYFTMTGTEANEGALKLAKKYTGRSRLVAFEHSYHGDTHGSLSVTGRRVYRDPFLPLLPEVIFLPFDDPEVLSVIDHKVAGVITEPIQGEGGVNVPSDAWMQALRERCTDAGALLIFDEIQTGMGRTGTLYAFQGFGVVPDILTTAKALGGGMPLGAFISSAEIMGSLRRDPPLSHVTTFGGHPVSCAAADAALTVLMEEGLPGRAVEVGNRVRKALQHPRVREVRGRGAMLGMELGDAALTEAVVIRCLEGGVLLGWTLHSNSLVRIAPPLNISWDVLDQALSVMRGALDQT, via the coding sequence ATGGATCCACGCTTTCGGGATCACGTGGCCTGGACCAGCGACGCGCCCCTGGGGCTGGTGGTGGAGCGGGCGGAGGGCCCCCTGCTGCACCTGGCCGACGGCCGCACCGTAATCGATCTGATCAGTGGAATTGCGGTTTCCAGCCTGGGGCACCGTCATCCCCGGGTCTTGCAGGCGATCAAAGCCCAACTGGATCGACACCTTCATGTGATGGTGTACGGCGAGTTTGTGCAGGAGCCGCAGTCGGCGCTTGCGGCCCGGCTGGCGAGTCATCTGCCGGAGTCGCTCTCGACGGCGTACTTCACCATGACCGGCACCGAAGCCAACGAGGGCGCACTCAAGTTGGCCAAAAAGTATACCGGCCGCAGCCGCCTGGTGGCCTTCGAGCATTCGTATCACGGTGACACGCATGGTTCGCTGTCGGTGACCGGGCGCCGGGTGTACCGGGACCCGTTCCTGCCGCTCTTGCCAGAGGTGATTTTCCTGCCGTTTGATGATCCGGAGGTGCTCTCGGTCATCGACCATAAAGTCGCCGGTGTGATCACCGAGCCGATTCAGGGGGAGGGCGGAGTCAATGTGCCGTCCGATGCCTGGATGCAGGCCCTTCGCGAGCGCTGCACGGATGCCGGCGCGCTGCTCATCTTCGATGAGATCCAGACCGGAATGGGCCGGACAGGCACGCTCTACGCGTTCCAGGGATTTGGGGTCGTGCCCGACATTCTGACAACGGCCAAAGCGTTGGGAGGCGGCATGCCACTCGGCGCCTTCATCTCAAGCGCCGAGATCATGGGCTCGCTCCGGCGCGATCCGCCGCTCAGTCACGTCACGACCTTCGGTGGTCACCCGGTCAGCTGCGCAGCGGCCGACGCCGCACTCACCGTGCTCATGGAAGAGGGTCTGCCCGGTCGCGCCGTCGAGGTCGGCAATCGAGTACGGAAAGCGCTCCAGCACCCCCGCGTGCGGGAAGTCCGCGGTCGGGGCGCCATGCTTGGCATGGAGCTGGGTGATGCGGCGCTGACCGAGGCCGTGGTGATCCGTTGTCTGGAAGGGGGTGTGCTGCTGGGCTGGACGCTGCACAGCAACTCCCTGGTGCGCATCGCCCCGCCACTTAACATCTCGTGGGACGTGCTGGATCAGGCGCTGTCCGTCATGCGCGGCGCGCTGGATCAGACCTAG
- a CDS encoding zinc-dependent metalloprotease, translating into MLRLAPLALILLVACTTAQSATQPATPAERPSPTQRSESDSPFKPYDEVITDEAVSDDGLFTVHRVDEDYFFEIPDSLLGAELLLVSRIAQTPANLSGFINGGSKVNEQVVRFERRANQLLLRRMAYSSVAPDSLPVAFSVAINNFEPIIMSFDIEALSPDSAGTVIEVGDLFESDVPALSGLSNSQRTRFRVRRLDGSRSFIDEAKSFPLNVNVRHTMTYEASDPPSNSDTGTISMQMYQSMVLLPERMMPRVHDHRVGYFTVRQLDFSLDELKAGTRSYIRRWRLEPSDPAAYLRGELVEPVKPIVYYLDPGTPERWRPYFCAGVEDWNRSFEAAGFRNAIRCHESPEDDPDWDPEDVRYSTVRYVANTTRNATGPSVSDPRTGEIIESDIIWYHNHMRSYRNRLMIETGAANPGARTLNTEESLIGETMRQVIAHEIGHALGLPHNMIASSSFPVDSLRSPTFTSEYGVAPTIMDYTRQNYIAQPGDGVTRFVRMVGPYDDYVINWGYRWYPGIEHPDQEKGALDALILEKAGDKRFRFLTSTAFTPDAQTEDMGDDPVRASGYAVANLKRVVPNLVDWTSTDGKAYDDLDEIYGELLGMWSRYMRHVVTVVGGRYVTPKTTDQEGPVYEVVPRDKQEAAMAFLDEHVWQTPTWVLDSDLLRRIEPAGAVDRMRAGQASILNNLLGPARIQMLIEAETIDREGYTALEFLDDLRNAIFAELNGNRPEVDTYRRALQRAYVERMEYLMTEEPSLPAFFFGTSVDVSQSDIRAMVRGQLRDLDALISARLPSTRDRTTRYHLQDVQARIADVLDAD; encoded by the coding sequence ATGTTACGTCTCGCACCCCTCGCTCTGATTCTTCTGGTCGCCTGCACGACGGCGCAGTCTGCCACGCAGCCGGCCACTCCGGCCGAGCGCCCATCGCCCACCCAGCGCTCCGAGTCCGACTCTCCGTTCAAGCCCTACGACGAGGTCATCACGGATGAGGCCGTTTCTGACGATGGGCTCTTCACCGTGCACAGGGTGGATGAGGACTACTTCTTTGAGATTCCCGACTCGTTGTTGGGTGCCGAACTGTTGCTCGTATCCCGCATCGCCCAGACCCCGGCCAACCTGTCCGGTTTCATCAACGGCGGCTCGAAGGTGAACGAGCAGGTGGTGCGGTTTGAGCGCCGGGCCAATCAATTGCTTCTGCGCCGCATGGCCTACTCCAGCGTGGCACCGGACTCACTCCCGGTAGCGTTTTCGGTAGCAATAAACAACTTCGAGCCGATCATCATGTCGTTCGACATCGAGGCGCTGAGCCCGGATTCAGCGGGCACCGTCATTGAGGTCGGTGATCTGTTTGAGTCGGATGTGCCCGCACTTTCCGGACTGTCGAACAGCCAGCGCACACGCTTCCGGGTACGCCGTCTGGACGGATCTCGCAGCTTCATCGATGAAGCCAAGTCGTTCCCGCTGAACGTGAATGTGCGCCACACGATGACCTACGAGGCTTCGGATCCGCCCTCAAACTCGGATACCGGTACCATTTCGATGCAGATGTACCAGTCCATGGTGCTGCTTCCTGAGCGTATGATGCCGCGCGTGCATGATCACCGTGTAGGCTATTTCACCGTGCGCCAGCTGGATTTCAGCCTGGACGAACTCAAGGCCGGCACGCGGAGCTACATCCGCCGCTGGCGACTGGAGCCTTCGGATCCCGCAGCTTACCTGCGTGGCGAGCTCGTGGAGCCCGTCAAGCCCATCGTCTATTACCTGGACCCGGGCACGCCCGAGCGGTGGCGGCCTTACTTCTGTGCCGGCGTCGAAGACTGGAATCGATCCTTCGAGGCGGCCGGATTCAGGAACGCCATCCGCTGCCACGAATCGCCGGAGGACGATCCCGACTGGGATCCCGAGGACGTGCGCTACTCGACGGTGCGTTATGTGGCGAATACCACACGCAACGCGACCGGTCCGAGCGTGTCGGATCCGCGGACCGGGGAGATCATCGAGAGCGACATCATCTGGTACCACAACCACATGCGCTCCTACCGCAACCGCCTCATGATCGAGACGGGTGCGGCCAATCCTGGCGCGCGCACCCTGAATACGGAAGAGAGCCTGATCGGCGAGACCATGCGTCAGGTCATCGCACACGAAATCGGCCACGCGCTGGGCCTTCCGCATAACATGATCGCCAGCTCCAGCTTTCCCGTGGATTCGCTGCGCTCGCCGACGTTCACCTCGGAATACGGCGTTGCCCCGACGATCATGGACTACACCCGGCAGAACTACATCGCCCAGCCGGGTGACGGCGTTACGCGATTCGTGCGCATGGTGGGCCCCTACGACGACTACGTCATCAACTGGGGCTACCGCTGGTATCCCGGCATCGAGCATCCCGACCAGGAGAAGGGGGCGCTGGACGCGCTCATCCTGGAAAAGGCGGGTGACAAGCGATTCCGCTTCCTCACGTCCACGGCCTTCACCCCGGACGCCCAGACCGAGGACATGGGCGACGACCCCGTGCGAGCCTCCGGATACGCGGTGGCCAACCTGAAGCGCGTGGTCCCGAACCTGGTGGACTGGACCTCGACGGACGGCAAGGCCTATGACGACCTCGATGAGATCTACGGCGAGCTTCTGGGCATGTGGTCGCGCTATATGCGTCATGTGGTGACCGTGGTCGGTGGGCGCTATGTCACGCCGAAGACCACCGACCAGGAGGGTCCTGTTTATGAGGTCGTGCCGCGTGACAAGCAGGAGGCCGCAATGGCCTTCCTGGACGAGCATGTCTGGCAGACCCCGACCTGGGTTCTGGATTCCGATCTGCTTCGGCGCATCGAGCCAGCAGGCGCAGTGGATCGCATGCGCGCCGGTCAGGCCTCGATTCTGAACAATCTGCTCGGGCCCGCCCGCATTCAGATGCTTATCGAGGCGGAGACCATCGACCGGGAAGGGTACACGGCCCTTGAGTTCCTGGACGACCTGCGTAACGCGATCTTCGCGGAGCTGAACGGCAATCGTCCCGAAGTCGATACCTATCGCCGCGCGCTGCAACGCGCCTACGTCGAGCGCATGGAGTACCTCATGACCGAGGAGCCGTCCCTGCCGGCCTTCTTCTTCGGCACGTCGGTGGACGTCAGCCAGTCCGACATTCGCGCCATGGTGCGCGGCCAGTTGCGTGATCTGGATGCGCTGATTTCGGCCCGACTCCCGTCCACGCGTGACCGCACCACCCGATATCACCTGCAGGATGTGCAGGCCCGCATCGCAGACGTGCTGGACGCCGATTGA
- a CDS encoding c-type cytochrome, translated as MLRLLLAAVLVAPLAIPAQAQRTPQNLQVLPRDWSRGQVISLMRQFSFGTGLRCEGCHYDPVGEGNFQDIDFASDENPLKEKARFMIRMTRNLNDAILPMVPNRDDPPVVITCKTCHRGVAKPRTLMQELLLTAHESGGDSAATQYRDLRESSGMAGVYDFREWETNEVASQLAEAGKVDDAIVIYELNAEFHPESSSIQLALGQLYEGKGDVEAAIAAYERAIELGAPANRVQPRIDDLRGDN; from the coding sequence ATGCTTCGCCTGCTACTCGCCGCCGTCCTTGTAGCCCCGCTGGCTATTCCCGCACAAGCCCAGCGCACGCCACAAAACCTGCAGGTCCTGCCGCGGGACTGGAGTCGTGGCCAGGTGATCAGCCTGATGCGGCAGTTTTCATTCGGCACCGGCCTGCGGTGTGAGGGCTGCCACTATGATCCGGTCGGTGAGGGCAACTTCCAGGATATCGACTTTGCCAGCGACGAGAACCCGCTGAAGGAGAAGGCCCGCTTCATGATTCGCATGACGCGCAATCTCAACGACGCGATTCTTCCCATGGTGCCCAATCGCGACGACCCGCCCGTCGTGATCACCTGCAAGACGTGCCACCGGGGCGTAGCCAAACCACGCACGCTCATGCAGGAACTGCTGCTGACGGCGCACGAGTCGGGAGGCGATTCTGCGGCCACACAGTACCGGGACCTGCGCGAGAGCAGTGGCATGGCCGGCGTCTACGACTTCAGGGAATGGGAAACCAATGAGGTAGCCTCCCAGCTGGCCGAGGCCGGCAAGGTGGACGATGCAATCGTCATCTACGAGCTGAACGCCGAGTTCCATCCCGAATCCTCCAGCATTCAGTTGGCTCTTGGCCAGCTTTATGAGGGCAAGGGGGATGTCGAGGCCGCTATTGCAGCCTATGAGAGGGCCATTGAACTGGGCGCACCCGCGAATCGTGTGCAGCCGCGCATTGACGATCTGCGCGGAGACAACTGA
- a CDS encoding aminotransferase class V-fold PLP-dependent enzyme: MADRRKFLKTLAGGSAGAMLAGLPAAAPGLPSPPAIADEAYWELVKAQFSVRPGLIMMNAANLCPSPRAVAEAVSTLTRAVDADASFQNRAQFDAMREQARSAIAAQIGADPAELAITRNTSEGNNTIVQGLELGPGDEVVIWDENHPTNREAWQVRARRDGFQVRQVSVDPTGSLIEPFLRAMGSATRVLSVSHLSNLTGVLLPAGELCAEARNRGVYVHLDGAQTFGSHVLDLHAIACDSYASSSHKWYCGPKEAGILYVRADRISEVWATDVGVGYAETPEHGARKFESLGQRDDACVAAMVTAAELHDRIGKERIEARVRELTEALIAGLQEAVPGISFSMPPSPRSRGGVVIFQLPGKDGREVFSRLYDEHGVAGAPTGGIRLSPHIYNTLADVHHAVSAVAALA; this comes from the coding sequence ATGGCCGACCGTCGAAAATTCCTGAAGACCCTCGCCGGTGGGTCCGCCGGCGCGATGCTGGCCGGGCTGCCCGCCGCTGCGCCCGGGCTGCCGTCTCCGCCCGCGATTGCGGACGAGGCGTACTGGGAACTGGTCAAGGCCCAGTTTTCGGTACGTCCGGGCCTGATCATGATGAACGCCGCCAACCTGTGTCCGTCGCCCCGCGCGGTGGCGGAGGCCGTTTCCACGCTGACGCGAGCCGTGGACGCCGACGCCTCGTTCCAGAACCGTGCGCAGTTCGATGCGATGCGGGAGCAGGCCCGGTCCGCCATCGCGGCGCAGATTGGTGCCGATCCTGCGGAGCTCGCCATCACGCGCAACACCTCGGAAGGCAACAATACCATCGTGCAGGGTCTGGAGCTCGGCCCGGGCGATGAGGTGGTGATCTGGGATGAAAACCATCCCACCAATCGGGAGGCCTGGCAGGTGCGTGCCCGACGGGACGGCTTCCAGGTACGGCAGGTATCGGTCGATCCAACGGGATCGCTGATCGAGCCCTTCCTCCGGGCGATGGGGTCTGCGACCCGGGTCCTGTCGGTCAGTCACCTTTCCAATCTCACGGGGGTGCTGCTGCCGGCCGGCGAGCTGTGCGCGGAAGCCCGCAATCGGGGCGTGTACGTCCACCTGGACGGTGCCCAAACCTTCGGAAGCCACGTGCTGGATCTGCACGCCATCGCATGCGACTCCTATGCCTCCAGCTCCCACAAATGGTACTGCGGCCCCAAGGAGGCTGGAATCCTGTATGTCAGGGCCGATCGGATTTCGGAGGTGTGGGCGACCGATGTCGGTGTCGGCTATGCCGAAACCCCGGAGCATGGAGCGCGCAAGTTTGAATCTCTTGGACAGCGCGACGATGCCTGTGTCGCGGCGATGGTCACGGCGGCGGAGTTGCACGACCGCATCGGCAAGGAGCGCATCGAGGCTCGCGTACGGGAATTGACGGAGGCGCTCATCGCCGGTCTGCAGGAGGCGGTGCCCGGAATCTCTTTCTCGATGCCGCCGAGTCCGAGATCCCGTGGCGGCGTGGTCATTTTCCAGCTGCCCGGCAAGGACGGGCGTGAGGTCTTTTCGAGACTGTATGATGAGCATGGCGTTGCAGGAGCACCGACAGGCGGCATTCGCCTCTCGCCCCACATCTACAATACACTCGCCGATGTGCACCATGCCGTGTCAGCCGTAGCCGCCCTTGCCTGA
- the hisB gene encoding imidazoleglycerol-phosphate dehydratase HisB, whose product MAEAEALRGHALAVQRRLEQLPEGSAVEDRLGVVTRQTSETDIFVRLNLDGAGRSFIDTGLGFFDHMLTQIARHGGVDLEVRVQGDLEVDEHHTVEDTAIALGAALRQALGDKRGIERYAFLLPMDEALAHVALDLGGRSHLVWEVPFSREVVGDVPTEMWQHFFKSFCDAAACNLNIKASGENDHHVIEAVFKGLARSLRQAVRQSGGSDIPSTKGTL is encoded by the coding sequence ATGGCAGAAGCGGAGGCGCTGAGAGGACACGCGCTCGCCGTTCAGCGCCGGCTTGAGCAGCTGCCGGAAGGCAGCGCTGTCGAAGATCGTCTGGGGGTCGTCACTCGCCAGACCTCGGAGACAGACATCTTTGTGCGCCTCAACCTGGACGGCGCCGGGCGATCGTTCATCGACACAGGACTCGGGTTCTTCGACCATATGCTGACCCAGATTGCCCGTCACGGCGGGGTGGATCTCGAGGTGCGTGTACAGGGAGACCTGGAGGTGGACGAGCACCATACCGTGGAAGACACGGCCATCGCCCTGGGTGCGGCCCTCAGGCAAGCGTTGGGCGACAAGCGAGGCATCGAGCGCTACGCGTTTCTGCTGCCCATGGACGAGGCCCTGGCCCACGTCGCCCTGGATTTGGGCGGGCGCAGCCACCTGGTCTGGGAGGTGCCTTTCTCACGAGAAGTCGTGGGTGACGTGCCTACGGAGATGTGGCAGCACTTCTTCAAGAGTTTCTGCGACGCGGCCGCCTGCAACCTCAACATCAAGGCATCCGGCGAGAACGACCACCACGTCATTGAGGCCGTATTTAAAGGCCTTGCCCGCAGCCTGCGGCAGGCCGTGCGCCAGAGTGGCGGCAGCGACATTCCCAGCACGAAGGGCACACTGTGA
- a CDS encoding carbohydrate binding family 9 domain-containing protein, producing the protein MGSVLLLSLAGRPAAAQESAVPLPSVSAGVKAGDVVIDGHIDEEAWQAVPIATGFVQQTPVEGAPATIRTEARTMFDGSAVYVSARMWDPEPSTIARQLVRRDERGQYDDFMVAFDTNLDLRTGYLFAVSAANVQLDMYLYDDGELDGSWDAVWTSAVQMLEDGWSVEMRIPLSQMRYAASPEPQTWGVEYVRHKFSTTEETQFALISQLQSGRVSQFGRLENVVIPRASTRLEVRPYLLSRAESSPKVAGNPFEDGSGFGGRAGFDLRYGIGAQFNLDATINPDFGQVEADPAVINLTAFETFFPERRPFFVEDARIFDFRLSGRSFLFYSRRIGRAPSGRAPDGATFVDEPEAATILGAAKLTGRTSNGLSVGVLTALTQKEEGEAFFQQTDTRARFTVEPRTGFGVVRLQQEFNGGASTVGAIATAMHRGLPEDGSFNFLTSSAFNAGLDWQHQWADREWSFQGYVAGSHIRGDEEALLRVQRSSNHYYQRPDATRLELDPTRTTMSGLDWRATLSRERGRHWTGAVWAAQVTPGFETNDLGFSNRQEVLDGGARIQYQEIQPGRVLRNYRVSAFTFHNWSHEALDGSWSDAHVRGFVRLGADAQFLNYWSVEGSVDYRPPLTNRTATRGGPLIREPASRGFDIGFSTDPRTSFSFGPRVEYAAGTNGSGDELSFGFEAEYRPSPRVEVGLTPIFGRSTNPAQYVTSIADAAYVETFGRRYIFGYLERSELSVETRIDVALNPRLSLQVYAQPLLSAGDYTSYRQLVRAMSFDFDDFREGTPAGSGCSAGRTCREGDTRYFDFDGDGVADASTRERDFNVRSLIGNAVLRWEYRPGSTLFLVWQRQQSDRIVQGDFSFRRDVDALLGADAYNVVMLKLNYWFGV; encoded by the coding sequence ATGGGCTCTGTGCTCCTCCTGTCGCTCGCCGGCCGTCCCGCGGCGGCACAAGAATCCGCCGTCCCCTTGCCGAGCGTCAGCGCCGGTGTAAAGGCCGGAGACGTGGTCATTGACGGGCACATCGACGAGGAGGCCTGGCAGGCTGTCCCGATTGCGACCGGCTTCGTTCAGCAGACTCCCGTGGAAGGCGCGCCCGCCACGATCCGCACGGAGGCCCGCACCATGTTCGACGGGAGCGCGGTGTACGTCTCGGCGCGTATGTGGGACCCGGAGCCTTCGACCATCGCCCGGCAGTTGGTGCGACGGGACGAGCGCGGGCAGTATGACGACTTCATGGTCGCGTTCGACACCAACCTCGACTTGCGCACCGGCTATCTGTTCGCGGTGAGCGCGGCCAACGTGCAGCTGGACATGTATCTCTACGATGACGGGGAGCTCGACGGCAGTTGGGACGCCGTATGGACATCGGCCGTGCAGATGCTGGAAGACGGATGGAGCGTCGAGATGCGCATCCCGCTGTCGCAGATGCGTTACGCGGCCTCTCCGGAGCCGCAGACCTGGGGTGTCGAGTACGTGCGTCACAAATTCAGCACGACTGAGGAGACCCAGTTTGCGCTGATATCCCAGCTGCAAAGCGGCCGGGTGTCCCAGTTCGGTCGGCTGGAGAACGTGGTCATCCCCCGCGCGTCGACCCGACTTGAGGTGCGACCCTACCTGTTGTCCCGGGCGGAGAGCTCTCCCAAGGTGGCCGGCAACCCCTTTGAGGACGGCTCCGGATTCGGAGGTCGGGCGGGATTTGATCTTCGCTACGGCATCGGCGCCCAGTTCAATCTGGACGCGACCATCAACCCCGACTTCGGTCAGGTGGAGGCGGATCCGGCCGTCATCAATCTGACGGCGTTCGAGACCTTCTTCCCTGAACGCCGACCCTTCTTTGTCGAAGACGCGCGCATCTTCGACTTCAGGCTCTCCGGCCGGAGCTTTCTGTTCTACTCCCGCCGGATCGGACGCGCGCCGTCGGGTCGCGCCCCGGACGGTGCCACATTCGTCGACGAACCCGAAGCAGCGACGATTCTCGGAGCCGCAAAGCTGACAGGGCGCACGTCCAACGGCCTGTCCGTGGGGGTGCTCACGGCCCTGACACAAAAGGAAGAAGGCGAGGCCTTTTTTCAGCAGACCGACACCCGGGCACGCTTCACCGTGGAGCCTCGTACGGGCTTCGGAGTGGTGCGTTTGCAGCAGGAGTTCAACGGCGGCGCTTCGACGGTCGGTGCCATCGCCACGGCCATGCACAGGGGACTCCCGGAAGACGGATCCTTCAACTTTCTCACCTCGTCGGCCTTCAATGCCGGACTGGACTGGCAGCACCAGTGGGCAGACCGCGAGTGGTCGTTCCAGGGCTACGTGGCCGGCAGTCATATCCGTGGGGACGAGGAGGCGCTGCTCCGAGTGCAGCGTTCCTCGAATCACTACTACCAGCGGCCTGACGCGACCCGCCTGGAGCTGGATCCGACAAGGACCACCATGTCAGGTCTCGACTGGCGAGCAACCCTCTCACGCGAGCGTGGCCGGCACTGGACTGGAGCCGTCTGGGCGGCCCAGGTGACGCCCGGATTCGAGACCAACGACCTGGGCTTCTCGAACCGCCAGGAAGTGCTCGACGGCGGTGCCCGGATTCAGTATCAGGAGATTCAGCCCGGTAGGGTGCTCCGCAACTACCGCGTCTCTGCGTTCACCTTCCACAACTGGAGCCACGAGGCCCTGGACGGCAGCTGGAGCGATGCGCACGTCCGTGGATTCGTGCGGCTGGGTGCCGACGCGCAGTTCCTCAACTACTGGAGCGTGGAGGGCAGCGTTGACTACCGGCCACCGCTCACCAACCGCACGGCAACGCGGGGCGGACCACTGATCCGTGAGCCAGCCTCCCGCGGCTTCGACATCGGATTCTCGACCGACCCGCGCACATCGTTCAGCTTCGGCCCCCGGGTCGAATACGCGGCTGGTACGAATGGTTCGGGCGATGAGCTCTCGTTCGGATTCGAGGCCGAGTATCGGCCCAGCCCGCGGGTTGAAGTCGGCCTGACGCCAATCTTTGGCAGATCCACAAATCCGGCCCAGTACGTCACGAGCATCGCGGACGCCGCCTACGTCGAAACGTTCGGTCGCCGCTACATCTTCGGGTACCTGGAGCGCTCGGAGCTGTCCGTGGAAACGCGGATCGACGTGGCCCTCAACCCTCGGCTGAGTCTGCAGGTGTATGCGCAGCCGCTACTGTCGGCCGGTGACTACACCTCCTACCGCCAGCTGGTGCGTGCCATGTCCTTTGACTTCGACGACTTTCGAGAGGGCACACCGGCTGGTAGCGGCTGCAGCGCGGGCCGGACCTGCCGCGAGGGGGACACGCGCTACTTCGATTTTGACGGCGACGGAGTGGCCGATGCGAGCACCCGGGAGCGAGACTTCAATGTGCGTTCCCTGATCGGCAATGCGGTCTTGCGATGGGAATATCGCCCTGGTTCTACGCTATTCCTGGTCTGGCAGCGCCAGCAAAGTGATCGCATTGTGCAGGGGGACTTCAGCTTCCGCCGGGACGTGGACGCGCTGTTGGGCGCAGACGCCTACAACGTGGTGATGCTGAAGCTGAACTACTGGTTCGGCGTCTGA
- a CDS encoding ATP phosphoribosyltransferase — protein MPAQLRLAIQKSGRLSDDSIDLLKHCGIRFSHPKGRLRAVAHNFPVEVLYLRDDDIPGYVADGVADLGIVGQNVVLEKGHVVREIRALGFGKCRLAVAIPRGDAYEGIQSLSGRHIATSYPNLLGTYLSERGVEASIHEISGSVEIAPGIGLADGICDLVSTGSTLLSNGLVEVETILKSEAVLVSNPELSADKQALLDQITFRMDAVMRSRGSRYILLNAPNSAVERIKDLLPGMRSPTVVPLADEGWSSVHSVIKDDEFWSVVDQLKDAGAEGMLVVPIEKMVL, from the coding sequence ATGCCCGCCCAACTCCGCCTGGCCATTCAGAAATCCGGACGCCTGTCAGACGATTCGATCGATCTGCTGAAGCATTGTGGTATCCGGTTTTCGCATCCCAAGGGGCGGCTTCGGGCGGTGGCGCACAACTTCCCGGTGGAGGTCCTGTACCTGCGGGATGACGACATCCCGGGCTATGTCGCAGACGGTGTCGCAGATTTGGGCATCGTCGGCCAGAACGTGGTGCTCGAAAAGGGCCACGTGGTCCGCGAGATTCGGGCGCTGGGTTTCGGCAAATGCCGGCTGGCGGTCGCCATCCCGCGTGGCGATGCCTACGAGGGCATTCAGTCCCTGTCCGGCAGGCACATCGCCACGTCCTACCCCAATCTGCTCGGCACGTATTTGTCGGAGCGAGGGGTTGAGGCATCCATCCACGAGATCAGCGGATCCGTGGAGATCGCGCCCGGGATCGGGCTGGCAGATGGTATCTGCGACCTGGTATCCACCGGCTCGACGCTACTGTCGAACGGTCTCGTAGAGGTGGAGACCATTCTGAAGTCCGAAGCTGTGCTCGTGTCCAATCCCGAGCTGTCAGCCGACAAGCAGGCGCTGCTGGATCAGATCACGTTCCGCATGGACGCGGTGATGCGGTCCCGAGGGTCCCGGTACATCCTGCTCAACGCCCCGAACAGCGCCGTGGAACGCATCAAGGATCTCCTTCCCGGAATGCGCTCTCCGACCGTCGTTCCGCTTGCGGATGAAGGCTGGAGCTCCGTGCACAGCGTGATCAAGGACGACGAATTCTGGTCGGTGGTGGATCAACTCAAGGATGCCGGGGCCGAAGGCATGCTGGTCGTCCCCATCGAAAAGATGGTGCTCTGA
- the hisH gene encoding imidazole glycerol phosphate synthase subunit HisH, whose amino-acid sequence MSQVAVVRYNAGNISSVSHALRRLGVAFEVTNDHDALRAADRVIFPGVGEASSAMAYLRERELHTLIPSLTQPVLGICLGLQLMCDASDENEATCLGIFPGRVRLFPPRDKVPHIGWNSIHDLRGPLFKGIPDGAHVYFVHGYYAELGAQTTARTDYVLPFSAGLSGGNFHSVQFHPEKSGDVGAAILQNFLSI is encoded by the coding sequence GTGAGTCAGGTTGCCGTCGTTCGATACAACGCTGGAAACATCAGCAGCGTGTCACACGCCCTGCGGCGGTTGGGCGTGGCGTTCGAAGTCACCAACGACCACGATGCGCTGCGAGCCGCCGACCGCGTGATCTTTCCCGGCGTAGGCGAGGCCTCATCGGCCATGGCCTACCTGCGAGAGCGCGAATTGCACACGCTTATCCCATCGCTCACGCAGCCGGTTCTGGGTATCTGCCTGGGTCTGCAACTGATGTGTGACGCGTCCGATGAAAACGAGGCTACCTGCCTGGGCATATTCCCGGGACGGGTGCGCCTGTTTCCTCCGCGGGACAAGGTTCCCCACATCGGATGGAACTCGATTCACGACCTCCGGGGGCCCTTGTTCAAAGGCATCCCGGACGGAGCACACGTGTACTTTGTGCACGGCTATTACGCTGAATTGGGCGCCCAGACGACCGCGCGCACGGATTACGTCCTGCCCTTCAGCGCCGGGTTGTCCGGCGGCAACTTCCACTCCGTGCAGTTTCACCCGGAAAAGAGCGGTGACGTCGGGGCCGCCATCCTGCAGAACTTCCTGAGCATCTGA